A genomic region of Epinephelus moara isolate mb chromosome 23, YSFRI_EMoa_1.0, whole genome shotgun sequence contains the following coding sequences:
- the tmem209 gene encoding transmembrane protein 209 — protein MLTPGKDGMPSMIDRALRMRREEQARQVVLAWAVLNVSLAGMIYTEMSGKLLSRYYNITYWPIWYIELVLASLFSLNALFDFWKYFKYTMAPATIAVSPDQHRLLGLRNTSIQASPPQKPEKKETPAPAQSSPLQGQSVLSFSPSRPATTSPKFSPSCVPGYSPPLSNPSTPGSAGGPFSPSVAFGKVLNYSPSPGSSPYPSSIGPAEGSSLRARYRTSPSVFNSPGSKEDYMEDLKSLERFLRTEEERSHRSQLGSPESVSPSHSPTFWNYNRSVGDYAQSLRKFLYQPACRSQAPSAHKDETDLGSKQAAEEVWARITASRPVVDRIDSWTAKLRNWISDTILVPLVKETDSVNSQLRRMGCPELQIGEASISSLKQAAVMKASSIPTMNSIVQYLDITPNQEYLVDRVKELAHSGCMSSFRWNGGGDLKNRKWDTDLPTDCAILMHMFCTYLDSRLPPHPKYPDGKTFTAQHFSHTPDKPDVTKESLFCIHQSSTTPPHYQLIYQGHIYSLPKGRNNLFHTILMFLYVIKTKESGMLGRVNLGLSGVNILWIFEN, from the exons ATGCTGACCCCAGGAAAGGACGGGATGCCCAGTATGATAGACAGGGCactgaggatgaggagggaggaACAGGCTCGTCAGGTGGTCCTGGCCTGGGCTGTGCTCAACGTGTCTCTAGCTGGGATGATTTACACTGAAAT GTCAGGGAAATTGCTGAGCCGATACTACAACATTACCTACTGGCCTATCTGGTACATTG AACTGGTGCTAGCCTCTCTATTTAGCCTCAATGCTCTTTTTGACTTCTGGAAATATTTCAAGTACACGATGGCTCCCGCCACCATTGCTGTATCCCCTGACCAGCATCGCCTCCTGGGTCTGAGAAACACAA GTATTCAGGCCTCTCCGCCTCAAAAGCCAGAAAAAAAGGAGACCCCAGCTCCAGCCCAGTCGTCTCCGCTGCAGGGCCAAAGCGTGCTGAGCTTCAGCCCCTCACGGCCGGCCACCACCAGCCCCAAGTTCTCCCCCAGCTGTGTGCCCGGTTACAGCCCTCCTCTCAGCAACCCATCCACCCCAGGCAGTGCTGGAGGTCCTTTTTCCCCCTCAGTGGCCTTTGGAAAG GTGTTGAACTACAGTCCCTCCCCTGGCTCCTCTCCCTACCCCAGTAGCATTGGACCAGCAGAAGGCTCCAGCTTGAGGGCTCGATATCGCACGTCCCCCTCAGTGTTTAACTCCCCTGGAAGCAAGGAGGACTACATGGAGGATCTGAAAAGCCTGGAGAGGTTCCTccgcacagaggaggagaggagtcaCCGCAGCCAGCTAG GGAGTCCAGAGTCTGTGTCTCCGAGCCACAGCCCAACATTTTGGAACTACAACCGCTCAGTTGGAGATTACGCACAGAGCCTAAGGAAGTTCCTGTACCAGCCAGCCTGCCGCTCCCAGGCCCCGTCTGCCCACAAGGATGAGACGGACTTGGGCTCCAAACAGGCTGCAGAGGAG GTGTGGGCCAGAATCACAGCCAGTCGCCCTGTTGTAGACCGCATTGACAGCTGGACGGCCAAACTTAGAAAT TGGATCAGTGACACCATCTTGGTCCCCCTGGTGAAGGAAACAGACTCTGTCAACAGCCAGCTCAGGAGGATGGGCTGCCCTGAGCTCCAGATAGGAG AGGCCAGTATAAGCAGCCTGAAACAGGCAGCAGTGATGAAAGCCTCGTCCATCCCCACGATGAACTCTATCGTTCAGTATCTGGACATCACTCCAAACCAGGAGTATCTAGTGGACCGCGTAAAGG AGCTGGCCCACAGCGGCTGCATGAGCTCCTTTCGCTGGAATGGTGGCGGTGATCTGAAGAACAGGAAGTGGGACACAGACCTCCCCACTGACTGTGCT ATCCTCATGCATATGTTTTGTACATACTTGGACTCCAGACTGCCCCCTCACCCAAAGTACCCAGATGGGAAGACTTTCACTGCGCAGCACTTCAGCCACACCCCAGACAAACCTG ATGTTACCAAGGAGAGCCTCTTCTGCATCCACCAAAGCAGCACCACTCCCCCTCACTACCAGCTCATCTACCAGGGACACATCTACAGTCTGCCCAAG GGCAGGAACAACCTGTTCCACACAATACTCATGTTCCTCTATGTCATTAAGACGAAGGAGTCGGGGATGCTGGG GAGAGTAAATCTCGGCCTCTCCGGCGTGAACATCCTGTGGATCTTCGAAAACTGA
- the prdm4 gene encoding PR domain zinc finger protein 4 — translation MNDMNLSPVGMDQLSVPSVSASHLGLPTSPTHNPIPTPGMPVAIPSLGPSLGSLPSALSLMLPMGPLSDRGVMCGLPERNYSLPPPPYPHLESSYFRHILPGILSYLADRPPPQYIHPSSLNMDGTLSVASNNPSGLDPYSGPGGPLEQGLVPMDSRQVSGQGDLHQTGAHELDSTGLAMESRVSSPMSPDRMGEELATMDGVGVVAVSDTQQQLGGGRQPQPHEGLTGVDSSGGVMPLHGPPVLELPVVMEQDHMGGRVGNAGGGGAGGLGEQLHTNGELNSGVVSVVLTGSMANQGQLEPVSLHGHSGMGLEAVNVSPITAEVSLGPENNLVLVNSTLQLEDSTSNKENMVTAYTIWCTLCERSYTSDCPEHGPVTFIPDAPIQSRARLSLPRPLCLRISVADEPLGVFARDVIPPRTCFGPMVGQHCSNVDLSDWPEKDTPQIWKMYHNNVLEFYIVTTDENECNWMMFVRKARTREEQNLVAYPANGKLFFCTTTEIHPDQELLFYYSRDYCRLMGIPQVPEGQICQCGKECSSFSELKSHLSSHNSNHSHNQPPHSHSPSQQDHSQQQQQPQQQQQQQQQQQQQEQQPQQQQHTHQEEKLTNGTSSSSSSPWPCHAHAAGQTNSDNNSSRGSSNRNSNNVTVRAKGQGHAREKKFKCSMCSRAFITSTKLNVHFMGHVGMKPHKCEYCSKAFSDPSNLRMHLKIHTGQKNYRCTVCEKSFTQKSHVASHMLIHTGAEKLKCDLCDRAFIRKHDLKQHMFSHTHERRIQCPKCNKHFLKTNHLKKHMNSHEGRRDFVCEKCHKAFLTKYHLTRHLKICKGPKTERASRKEQDVDEEEDEEEEEEEDGRGRGGERLADSGSNEDCGLDVGGYNSEKSLSPPH, via the exons ATGAACGACATGAACCTGAGTCCTGTGGGCATGGACCAGCTCAGTGTGCCCTCAGTGAGTGCCAGCCACCTGGGTCTGCCCACCTCCCCCACACACAACCCCATTCCCACCCCAG GCATGCCAGTGGCCATCCCCAGCCTGGGCCCTTCCCTGGGCTCCCTTCCCTCTGCCCTCTCGCTGATGCTCCCCATGGGTCCGCTGAGTGACAGAGGAGTCATGTGCGGCCTGCCAGAGAGGAACTACTCCCTGCCACCGCCTCCATACCCCCACCTGGAGAGCAGCTACTTCCGACACATTTTGCCAG GTATCCTGTCCTATCTGGCAGACCGTCCACCACCTCAGTACATTCATCCCAGCAGCCTTAACATGGACGGGACCCTGTCTGTTGCCAGCAACAACCCCTCAGGTCTGGATCCCTACAGTGGCCCTGGTGGCCCACTGGAGCAGGGCCTGGTGCCCATGGACTCCAGACAAGTCAGCGGCCAGGGAGACCTCCACCAGACCGGTGCTCATGAGCTGGACTCGACAGGATTGGCCATGGAGTCACGTGTCAGCAGCCCCATGTCCCCTGACCGGATGGGAGAGGAGCTGGCCACTATGGATGGAGTCGGGGTGGTGGCGGTGTCTGACACCCAGCAGCAGCTCGGAGGGGGAAGGCAGCCTCAGCCGCATGAGGGATTGACCGGGGTGGACTCATCTGGTGGGGTGATGCCCCTCCACGGACCCCCTGTGCTGGAACTGCCGGTGGTGATGGAGCAAGATCACATGGGGGGCAGAGTGGGGAACGCagggggaggaggagcaggaggactTGGGGAGCAGCTTCACACAAACGGGGAGCTGAACTCGGGCGTTGTCAGCGTGGTGCTCACTGGCTCCATGGCCAACCAGGGCCAGCTGGAGCCGGTGTCGCTCCATGGACACTCTGGGATGGGGCTGGAGGCTGTGAATGTGTCCCCCATCACTGCAGAGGTGTCACTGGGGCCAGAAAACAACCTGGTGCTGGTTAACTCCACCTTGCAGCTGGAGGATTCTACCTCCAACAAGGAGAACATGGTCACTGCCTACACcatct GGTGTACACTGTGTGAGCGCTCATATACCTCAGACTGCCCAGAGCACGGCCCAGTCACCTTCATCCCAGACGCCCCTATTCAAAGCCGGGCTCGCCTCTCTCTGCCACGTCCACTGTGCCTGCGCATCTCAGTGGCTGACGAACCGCTCG GAGTTTTTGCACGGGACGTCATTCCCCCAAGGACCTGCTTTGGACCAATGGTGGGCCAGCATTGTAGCAATGTAGATCTCTCTGACTGGCCAGAAAAGGACACACCACAAATATGGAAG ATGTACCACAACAATGTGCTGGAATTCTACATCGTGACCACAGATGAGAACGAGTGCAACTGGATGATGTTTGTCCGCAAAGCGAG gacCCGTGAGGAGCAGAACTTGGTGGCGTACCCTGCCAATGGTAAACTGTTCTTCTGTACAACCACAGAGATCCACCCAGACCAGGAGCTGCTCTTCTACTACAGCAGAGACTACTGCAGGCTGATGG GTATTCCTCAGGTGCCCGAGGGTCAGATCTGCCAATGTGGTAAAGAGTGCTCCTCCTTCTCTGAGCTCAAGTCTCATCTTAGCAGCCATAACAGTAACCACAGCCATAACCAACCTCCGCACAGCCACAGTCCATCGCAGCAGGACCACTctcagcaacagcaacaaccacagcagcagcagcaacagcagcagcagcagcaacagcaagaGCAACaaccacagcaacagcaacacacTCACCAGGAGGAGAAGCTGACCAATGGGACCTCgagctcctcctcttccccgtgGCCCTGCCACGCCCATGCTGcaggacaaacaaacagtgataataacagcagcaggggCAGCAGTAATAGGAACTCTAATAATGTTACCGTCAGAGCAAAAGGTCAGGGTCATGCACGGGAGAAGAAATTCAAGTGCAGCATGTGCTCCCGGGCGTTTATCACATCCACTAAGCTCAATGTGCACTTCATGGGGCACGTTGGGATGAAACCGCACAAGTGTGAATACTGCAGTAAGGCCTTCAGCGATCCCAGCAACCTCAGGATGCACCTCAAGATTCACACAG GTCAGAAGAACTACAGATGCACTGTTTGTGAGAAATCATTTACCCAGAAATCCCATGTGGCGTCGCATATGCTCATCCACACCGGTGCAGAGAAGCTCAAGTGTGACCTCTGTGACCGGGCCTTCATCAGGAAACACGACCTGAAACAACACatgttctctcacacaca TGAGCGCCGGATACAGTGCCCAAAGTGCAACAAACATTTCCTCAAGACCAACCACCTGAAGAAGCACATGAACTCTCACGAGGGCCGAAGAGACTTTGTCTGCGAGAAATGCCACAAAGCGTTCCTCACCAAATACCACCTCACCCGGCACCTCAAAATATGCAAAGGGCCCAAGACGGAAAGGGCGTCCCGCAAGGAGCAGGATGTGGACGAGGAAGAAgacgaagaggaggaagaggaggaggacggtaggggaagaggaggagagagactcGCTGACTCAGGCAGCAATGAAGACTGTGGTTTAGACGTTGGAGGATATAACTCTGAAAAGTCCCTGTCGCCCCCTCATTGA